Proteins encoded by one window of Rhodobacteraceae bacterium IMCC1335:
- a CDS encoding filamentous hemagglutinin N-terminal domain-containing protein, with the protein MHIVKVRILNIFRALYRRLFHPKARKISFFSAVCIAVCAPLFAADLPHGGSVAGGQAVITRQTHSVEVFQSSDRVSLLWDEFSIGADKTVNFVQPSSRSIALNTVPNGNISHIHGALKANGRVFLINPSGIVFGSDAQVNVGGLLASTLHLGSQERFFSADESFLFKGESSGSIINNGDLRALNTSGDASVTLIAAQIENYGRIKARHVGLAAGSQVRLDLGAGFSIAVEKAALDAKIEQGGAIQAEGGRLILNAQTANDLMATVVNHAGISEATALTKDAAGDIYLVSNGGVRISENSQLSVAGKKPGRVTIKADHLTQAGKIDASASGAAQAGGEVLLDVSRRFNNSGVITANSASEDGGSISISAENITETSSALYQADGFLSGGDIILTGSTEVFSSADFTAIGHQENGGRIDITAPDTRFLSNSITASGVILGGLVRLGGAFQGGKTPDTAERLRHSFVDLWGSLPDLSSAQSLFVNDGVSIDVSSGKGRGGTAIAWSDQQTTFLGKIMAKGPLYGGSVEISSANNLRYIGLKSIETGPGGHLLLDPKNITLGDAADASGWNYNGIIGLGYTGGKNLDTSGFFSNGDNAGRAVALNAAGNRMAIGALFADGSENGGSVSNSGKVFLFSFSDNTFSGGALNATIGLNENFPVEGLSVSDNFGASVAFNGAGDRLAVGAIGDDFANVDEDETDAKAGAVYLFSFTDTDGAISNFETEAVIGKGYSGGKYFSVDRLLGAVENPASDQFGTSLALSDDATLLAIGASGDDGATIGGVDDPNATRGTGAVYLFKFDDGSFSGASLEGIIGKNYEDADSPLSKSFNVSSLAKHDAFGRSLTLNGAGNRLAVGAHNAEAADGTQTSSGAVFLFSFNDNAFSGAALEATFGIGYSGGKNFDVSGLEAGDRFGTGVALNTAGDRLAVGAGFDDGSDNSISASGAVYAFAFSDSDFNGATQIGTIGAGYSGDNDVNLSTLSDEDVRVATNDQFGMSVALNGAGDYLAVGSSLNGGAENTSANSGAVYLFHYDAASLPDDAGAFAQQPSETVTFASSAISDLVTSGTDVTLQASNDITVSSALSVAEGESRGRLTLQAGRSILLNANMTTGNGDLTLVGNDTLANGVVDAHRDAGIAEISMADGVSLDAGTGAVSITLGNGAAKTNSESGNISLRTISAATISAVNLGGTDGSGIVLNSGALTASGSGDAIVLSGQSFQNEAGDAALSANSGRWLVWSANEDPFNISTGDTRGGLAYGFKQYNAIYGTTSVEGSENGFLYTLAPTLSSSLIGSASKTYDGSSNITTLTEANYGSITGAVDGDTVTLSKPTTGNLASKNVGENINVSLTRAKGSWSNNSAEVYGYQIAESSGLIATITAKALSVSGLSTANKIYDGTVSAELVGTAALLALSAVGAGSSDDGKAYEGDDIGVSQSSASAAFGDKNVGSGKTVSFLGLSLSGTNASNYSLSEHDDATATITAKALSVSAPGISDRIYDGTKSAGSVTPGDLSGFVGNETVTATASAFELGSKDIGDYKTTVRYTLVDGANGGLAGNYTLANTADVEARITVKALSITGVRPPSFVYSKDSSFSLEGNPRIAPYEKDNVSLAGTAIGYVLMADVARDVPVTIAGLTLIGADRRNYSLLFPSGFTVDVVKQTYGNTDGLSDQETNLNNALGNIPSFLNKPATLSGSFQENTYIDKRNSNALAFSSQDSDGFSLENPKSLRFDTDIKLKIVLKSVGGQTKDLNSLYDSYDKNVEVDELEKLYLVPANNSGCRAGRQLTASVCLIER; encoded by the coding sequence ATGCATATTGTTAAAGTACGTATTTTGAATATATTTCGGGCACTCTATCGCAGGCTATTTCATCCCAAAGCCAGAAAAATTTCATTTTTTTCTGCTGTTTGTATCGCTGTGTGCGCTCCTCTTTTTGCGGCAGATTTGCCGCATGGCGGATCTGTTGCGGGCGGTCAGGCGGTTATCACCCGGCAAACGCATAGCGTTGAGGTTTTTCAAAGCAGTGATCGCGTGTCTCTTTTGTGGGATGAGTTTTCGATTGGAGCTGATAAAACAGTCAATTTTGTTCAGCCCTCCTCCAGATCAATCGCTTTGAACACCGTGCCGAATGGAAATATATCGCATATACACGGCGCGCTGAAAGCAAATGGGCGGGTTTTTCTGATCAACCCATCTGGCATTGTGTTTGGCTCAGATGCCCAAGTGAATGTTGGAGGGTTGCTTGCTTCAACATTGCATCTTGGCTCGCAAGAGCGATTTTTTAGCGCAGATGAATCATTTTTATTCAAAGGTGAAAGTTCTGGCTCAATCATCAATAATGGCGATTTACGCGCCCTCAACACGAGTGGTGACGCGTCTGTAACCTTGATCGCGGCGCAGATAGAAAATTATGGTCGTATCAAAGCCAGGCATGTCGGGTTAGCGGCTGGATCGCAGGTCCGCCTTGATTTGGGAGCAGGGTTTTCCATTGCGGTCGAAAAAGCTGCCCTTGATGCCAAAATTGAGCAAGGTGGGGCGATACAGGCTGAAGGCGGCCGCCTCATATTGAACGCGCAAACCGCCAATGATTTGATGGCTACGGTCGTAAATCATGCGGGTATAAGCGAAGCAACCGCTCTGACCAAAGACGCAGCGGGCGATATCTATCTGGTCAGCAATGGTGGCGTGCGCATATCAGAGAATTCGCAACTTTCGGTTGCAGGCAAAAAACCCGGTCGCGTTACAATTAAAGCCGATCACCTGACGCAAGCTGGAAAAATTGACGCCTCGGCCAGTGGCGCGGCGCAAGCTGGCGGAGAAGTGCTGCTGGATGTGTCAAGAAGGTTTAATAATTCAGGTGTCATTACCGCCAATTCAGCAAGCGAGGATGGTGGATCCATTTCAATTTCTGCTGAAAATATTACCGAAACATCCAGCGCCTTATACCAGGCAGATGGGTTTTTATCGGGTGGCGATATCATTCTCACAGGCAGCACGGAAGTTTTTTCATCTGCCGATTTTACCGCAATTGGGCATCAGGAAAATGGCGGTCGCATTGATATTACGGCGCCCGATACGCGGTTTTTATCCAATTCAATCACCGCCTCTGGCGTAATATTGGGCGGTTTGGTGCGCTTAGGGGGCGCGTTCCAAGGTGGAAAAACCCCAGATACAGCCGAGCGTTTACGCCATAGTTTTGTAGATCTATGGGGCAGCTTGCCCGATCTTTCCTCAGCCCAATCGCTTTTTGTGAATGATGGCGTGTCGATTGATGTCTCTTCCGGGAAGGGCCGGGGTGGCACGGCGATCGCTTGGTCAGATCAACAAACCACTTTTTTGGGGAAGATCATGGCTAAAGGTCCGCTTTATGGCGGTTCGGTTGAAATTTCTTCGGCAAATAACTTGCGCTATATCGGCTTGAAATCCATCGAAACCGGCCCTGGTGGTCATTTATTGCTTGATCCTAAAAATATCACCTTGGGTGATGCGGCCGATGCCTCTGGATGGAACTATAATGGTATTATAGGCCTTGGATATACCGGCGGAAAGAACCTAGATACGTCTGGGTTTTTTTCAAATGGTGATAATGCAGGCAGGGCGGTTGCTTTGAACGCTGCTGGGAATCGTATGGCGATTGGAGCCCTATTTGCTGATGGATCTGAGAATGGTGGAAGTGTTTCAAATTCAGGCAAGGTGTTTTTATTTAGTTTTTCAGATAATACATTCTCCGGGGGGGCATTGAACGCCACCATTGGCCTGAACGAAAACTTCCCCGTAGAGGGGCTAAGTGTTAGTGATAATTTTGGGGCTTCTGTGGCCTTCAACGGCGCGGGAGATCGACTGGCTGTCGGCGCGATTGGCGATGACTTTGCTAATGTGGATGAGGATGAAACAGATGCCAAAGCGGGGGCTGTGTATCTTTTCAGTTTCACTGATACCGACGGCGCGATTTCAAATTTTGAAACCGAGGCTGTGATTGGAAAAGGTTATTCTGGTGGTAAATACTTTTCTGTCGATAGATTGCTGGGAGCGGTAGAAAATCCCGCCAGCGATCAGTTTGGCACATCGCTCGCGCTAAGCGATGACGCGACGCTTTTGGCGATAGGGGCTAGTGGGGATGATGGAGCGACTATTGGTGGCGTTGATGATCCTAATGCGACGAGAGGCACTGGCGCGGTTTACTTGTTCAAATTTGACGACGGTTCGTTTTCAGGTGCAAGTTTGGAAGGGATTATTGGCAAAAACTATGAAGATGCCGATAGCCCTCTTTCCAAAAGCTTTAATGTTTCATCGCTTGCAAAGCATGATGCATTTGGCAGGAGCCTGACATTGAATGGGGCGGGAAATCGATTGGCCGTCGGAGCTCACAATGCCGAGGCTGCGGATGGCACGCAGACTAGCAGCGGTGCCGTATTTCTTTTTAGCTTTAATGATAACGCGTTTTCTGGGGCAGCTTTAGAGGCCACGTTTGGAATAGGATATTCTGGGGGCAAAAATTTTGATGTGAGTGGGCTAGAAGCCGGAGACCGCTTCGGCACAGGCGTTGCCTTGAATACTGCCGGGGATCGCCTGGCGGTTGGGGCCGGTTTTGATGATGGCAGTGATAACTCTATCAGCGCTTCGGGTGCAGTATATGCTTTTGCTTTTAGCGATTCAGATTTTAATGGCGCGACGCAAATTGGAACGATTGGGGCAGGGTATTCGGGTGATAATGATGTGAATCTTTCCACATTATCTGACGAGGACGTTCGAGTTGCTACAAATGATCAATTTGGCATGTCGGTGGCGCTAAATGGTGCGGGAGATTACTTGGCGGTTGGGTCTAGTTTGAATGGCGGTGCGGAAAATACCTCCGCAAATTCGGGCGCGGTTTATTTGTTTCATTATGATGCGGCCTCTTTACCCGATGATGCAGGTGCGTTTGCGCAACAGCCCTCGGAGACCGTTACATTCGCTTCCTCAGCGATATCAGATCTTGTCACATCCGGCACAGATGTGACCTTGCAAGCTTCAAATGATATCACAGTGTCAAGCGCCCTCAGCGTTGCCGAGGGAGAGTCACGAGGGCGGCTGACGCTGCAGGCGGGGCGCAGCATTTTATTGAACGCAAATATGACCACCGGAAATGGTGATCTTACGCTGGTCGGGAATGACACGCTTGCGAATGGCGTTGTGGATGCGCATCGCGATGCGGGCATTGCGGAGATTTCAATGGCCGATGGCGTGAGTCTTGATGCCGGTACGGGGGCTGTCTCTATTACGCTTGGGAATGGCGCTGCAAAAACAAATTCTGAAAGCGGTAATATAAGTTTACGAACCATCTCAGCGGCTACAATTTCGGCCGTCAATCTTGGGGGCACTGATGGCAGTGGAATCGTTTTAAACTCCGGCGCGCTGACCGCATCCGGCAGCGGCGATGCGATCGTTTTATCCGGACAATCTTTTCAAAATGAGGCTGGCGACGCAGCCTTATCAGCAAATTCTGGCCGATGGCTGGTCTGGTCGGCAAACGAAGATCCGTTTAATATTTCAACGGGGGATACCCGCGGCGGCCTTGCATATGGTTTCAAGCAATATAATGCGATCTATGGCACCACGAGCGTGGAGGGGTCTGAAAATGGGTTTCTTTACACGCTAGCACCGACCCTCAGTTCATCCCTTATCGGCAGCGCCTCTAAAACATATGATGGGTCGAGCAACATCACCACGCTCACCGAGGCAAATTATGGATCCATCACGGGGGCGGTTGATGGCGATACTGTAACCTTGAGCAAACCCACCACGGGTAATTTGGCCTCAAAGAACGTGGGCGAAAATATAAATGTTTCACTCACGCGTGCAAAAGGCAGTTGGAGCAATAATAGCGCCGAAGTGTATGGCTATCAGATTGCTGAATCCTCAGGGCTTATTGCCACGATCACGGCGAAAGCGCTGAGCGTTTCTGGTCTGAGCACGGCGAATAAGATCTATGATGGCACGGTTTCTGCGGAGCTTGTCGGCACAGCCGCGCTATTGGCGCTGAGCGCTGTGGGTGCGGGCAGTAGCGATGATGGCAAAGCCTATGAAGGCGATGATATTGGCGTTTCTCAAAGCTCGGCCAGTGCGGCGTTTGGGGATAAAAATGTTGGCAGCGGGAAAACGGTAAGCTTTTTGGGTTTAAGCCTGAGCGGGACTAATGCGAGCAATTATAGCCTATCCGAGCATGACGATGCCACGGCCACGATCACGGCGAAAGCGCTGAGCGTTTCTGCTCCGGGCATTTCGGATAGGATCTATGATGGCACGAAGAGCGCGGGCTCTGTCACGCCGGGGGATTTATCGGGCTTTGTGGGAAATGAGACGGTTACAGCCACGGCTAGCGCTTTTGAGCTGGGCAGCAAGGATATTGGCGATTATAAAACGACGGTGCGCTACACGCTTGTCGATGGTGCGAATGGGGGTCTGGCGGGCAATTACACGCTGGCCAATACGGCGGATGTTGAGGCCAGGATCACGGTGAAAGCGCTGAGCATTACGGGGGTGAGACCACCGTCGTTTGTATATTCTAAAGATTCTAGCTTCAGTCTAGAAGGCAATCCTAGAATTGCTCCTTATGAAAAAGATAATGTTAGCCTTGCAGGGACTGCTATAGGTTACGTTTTGATGGCAGACGTTGCGCGCGATGTTCCAGTAACTATCGCTGGGCTCACCCTAATCGGAGCTGATCGAAGAAACTATAGTTTGCTTTTTCCGTCTGGTTTCACTGTAGACGTTGTGAAGCAAACATATGGAAATACCGATGGCTTGAGCGATCAGGAAACCAATTTAAATAACGCGTTAGGGAATATTCCGAGTTTTCTAAACAAACCCGCAACCTTATCGGGCAGCTTCCAAGAAAACACATATATTGATAAACGTAATTCAAACGCTTTGGCTTTTTCAAGTCAAGATTCCGATGGTTTTTCATTGGAAAACCCTAAAAGTTTGCGGTTTGATACGGATATCAAGCTGAAAATCGTATTGAAAAGCGTTGGGGGCCAGACAAAAGACTTAAATTCTTTGTACGACTCATATGACAAAAACGTAGAGGTTGATGAATTAGAAAAACTTTACCTTGTGCCAGCGAATAATTCAGGTTGTCGGGCTGGGCGTCAATTAACGGCGTCTGTCTGCCTTATAGAGAGATAA
- a CDS encoding alpha-hydroxy-acid oxidizing protein, which yields MDAAHARFLAKKRLPKLIFDFIDGAAGREIGKARNEQAFDDIQLQSRVLRQVDPRNLTTKFIDQSFQLPFGIAPMGMCNLSHPKADQIMGQVAKTAQIPVALSSAASSRLEDMGKWAGTYAWFQLYVTPPLDHTLSLVRRAQNAGYSTLVFTVDVPQVSRRLRDVANGFKMPFRMRSKQFFDFATHPRWSLATLANGVPKPLNFPDNGDGFDRDASRALADWEFLKRLRELWPGKLVVKGITSVPDALQVHECGADAIYISTHGGRQLDSAPPSIAVLPLIRQALGPDYPLLFDSGVRNGEDIVKALVCGANMVMLGRPVLYALAADGARGLDALFSGLAYDVSAAMAQLGARNISDLTPAMIVKNNHALLD from the coding sequence ATTGACGCAGCTCATGCGCGCTTTCTGGCCAAAAAGCGGCTTCCCAAACTTATTTTTGACTTTATTGATGGGGCGGCAGGGCGCGAAATTGGCAAGGCACGCAATGAACAGGCATTTGATGATATTCAACTGCAATCACGTGTTTTACGCCAGGTTGACCCCAGAAACCTAACCACAAAATTTATCGATCAATCGTTTCAGCTGCCCTTTGGAATCGCGCCGATGGGAATGTGTAATCTCTCGCATCCCAAGGCGGACCAAATAATGGGGCAAGTTGCGAAAACTGCGCAGATTCCGGTGGCATTGTCATCTGCAGCGTCAAGTCGCCTTGAGGATATGGGCAAATGGGCCGGTACTTATGCATGGTTTCAGCTTTATGTAACACCGCCGCTCGATCATACGCTTTCTTTGGTGCGAAGGGCCCAAAATGCTGGATATTCAACCTTGGTATTCACGGTGGATGTTCCTCAAGTGAGCCGGCGTTTGCGCGATGTTGCAAATGGGTTTAAAATGCCCTTTCGGATGAGGTCAAAACAATTTTTTGACTTCGCAACCCATCCAAGGTGGAGCCTCGCAACTTTGGCAAACGGCGTGCCCAAACCCCTGAACTTTCCGGATAATGGGGATGGTTTTGATCGAGATGCAAGCCGCGCTTTAGCGGATTGGGAATTTTTGAAACGATTGCGTGAATTGTGGCCGGGCAAGCTGGTGGTCAAAGGAATTACCTCGGTGCCCGACGCGTTGCAGGTGCATGAGTGCGGCGCAGATGCGATTTATATTTCCACACATGGGGGGCGGCAGTTGGACAGCGCGCCGCCGTCAATTGCAGTGTTACCATTGATCCGGCAAGCGCTTGGTCCGGATTATCCGTTGCTTTTTGATAGCGGCGTTCGCAATGGCGAAGATATCGTGAAGGCCTTGGTTTGTGGCGCTAATATGGTGATGTTGGGCCGTCCGGTGCTTTACGCGTTGGCGGCTGATGGTGCGCGGGGACTGGACGCGTTGTTCAGCGGTTTGGCTTATGATGTTTCTGCTGCGATGGCACAATTGGGTGCGCGTAACATATCCGATTTGACGCCTGCGATGATCGTAAAAAATAATCATGCCCTGCTAGATTAG
- a CDS encoding tetratricopeptide repeat protein — protein sequence MNMWWKHILKHWIAFATLFIFTASLSLADSEDLLDQLALSASEQEAQPIIAKLWSEWTSAHSSNAEGSLMQRGIIAMNQGRIDDADVLFGRLIFLNPDFTEAWNKRATLRFIKGDYAGSEADIYEVLIRQPRHFGALSGLGLINMKLGEWRKAVNAYESLLGVYPHSPDAKTYLPALKRKLGEMEL from the coding sequence ATGAACATGTGGTGGAAACATATTTTAAAGCACTGGATTGCATTTGCGACGCTTTTCATTTTCACGGCCAGTCTTAGCCTAGCAGATTCAGAAGACCTGTTGGATCAGTTGGCGCTCAGCGCCTCCGAACAAGAGGCGCAGCCGATCATTGCAAAACTTTGGAGTGAATGGACCAGCGCGCATAGCTCGAATGCTGAGGGAAGCCTGATGCAACGTGGAATCATTGCGATGAACCAAGGCCGTATCGATGATGCAGATGTGCTGTTTGGCCGGTTGATTTTTCTAAACCCTGATTTTACCGAAGCGTGGAACAAACGCGCCACGTTACGTTTTATCAAGGGCGATTACGCAGGCTCCGAAGCCGATATTTATGAAGTTTTGATCCGGCAACCACGCCATTTTGGAGCCTTATCAGGCTTGGGTTTAATAAATATGAAATTGGGTGAATGGCGAAAGGCCGTTAACGCATATGAAAGCCTTTTGGGCGTGTATCCCCATAGCCCCGATGCCAAAACCTATCTTCCCGCGCTGAAACGGAAACTGGGTGAAATGGAACTTTAA
- a CDS encoding thiamine pyrophosphate-binding protein, whose protein sequence is MKLRGGEILARALKEKGAEHVFTLAGGFCNPALEGFMKCQMPVINCPHEQVAGHLADGHTRITRKPAVCLVGPEGFANAVPAMLEAGGERAPVIFVTGSSTLKRQGAGGFKEIDDVAIAAPLVKYSVQITDGERISEFIDRAWTAATTGYPGPVHISLPVDLMFASFPADAGRHERPFDRSDRPLPKAWPEPAAMEDVINRLHKAKRPVIIAGHGVWWSHAEKKLEDASKALKIPVFNVPYHQKLLGEECETYMGLADFHQYHPSKEALHDADIILMIGGRLDNQMNFGNPPFIKAETHLICINGSHEELNYNRAADRVILSDPAAFLDLLTGVKVNFAPWLELQQARRAKWVEEWYAHLDAENALDHAQRRKMHPLQLSLDVQSQLQDQDWLVFDGGNTHFWSEIAVNMAGWRGQKLGGILHPGNYSLLGVGVSFALSAKAAHPERNVVLISGDGAFLSGGLSIEAAFQEKLPITVVIDNNGGLDCISQQQERLFANGSHFATDFRDIPFHSLFEGMGGYGELVEDRAALGPALARAMASGKTACVNVKCRGVISPIVAATSDKRDKASIE, encoded by the coding sequence ATAAAACTGCGTGGTGGCGAGATTCTCGCACGTGCACTCAAAGAAAAAGGAGCTGAGCATGTGTTTACGCTTGCTGGTGGCTTTTGTAACCCTGCGCTCGAAGGGTTTATGAAATGCCAAATGCCTGTGATCAACTGCCCCCATGAGCAGGTTGCCGGACATTTGGCTGATGGTCATACGCGTATCACGCGCAAACCGGCTGTGTGTTTGGTTGGCCCGGAAGGTTTCGCAAATGCGGTGCCGGCTATGTTGGAGGCGGGCGGTGAGCGAGCGCCGGTGATATTTGTGACCGGGTCATCGACGCTGAAGCGCCAAGGTGCAGGCGGGTTTAAAGAAATTGATGATGTCGCCATCGCGGCCCCATTGGTGAAATATTCGGTGCAAATTACCGATGGTGAGCGGATCAGCGAATTTATCGATCGGGCTTGGACAGCGGCAACCACGGGTTATCCAGGGCCTGTGCATATCAGCCTGCCGGTTGATTTAATGTTTGCGAGTTTTCCAGCGGATGCAGGTCGTCATGAGCGCCCGTTTGATCGCAGTGACAGGCCTTTGCCAAAAGCTTGGCCAGAACCTGCGGCAATGGAAGATGTGATAAACCGTCTGCATAAGGCCAAGCGCCCTGTTATCATCGCAGGGCACGGTGTGTGGTGGTCACACGCGGAAAAAAAGCTTGAAGACGCGTCGAAAGCGTTGAAAATTCCTGTATTCAACGTTCCCTATCATCAGAAACTACTGGGTGAAGAATGTGAAACCTATATGGGTTTGGCGGATTTTCATCAATATCACCCCTCTAAAGAGGCGTTGCACGACGCGGATATAATATTGATGATTGGAGGGCGGCTCGATAATCAAATGAATTTCGGAAATCCGCCTTTTATCAAAGCGGAAACGCATTTGATCTGTATCAATGGCAGCCATGAAGAACTGAATTACAATCGCGCCGCAGATCGGGTGATACTCAGCGATCCCGCTGCATTTTTGGATCTTTTGACAGGCGTGAAAGTCAATTTTGCGCCTTGGCTTGAGTTGCAGCAAGCGCGCCGCGCCAAATGGGTTGAGGAATGGTACGCGCATTTGGATGCAGAAAATGCACTCGATCACGCGCAAAGGCGTAAAATGCACCCGCTGCAATTGTCATTGGATGTGCAAAGCCAGTTACAGGATCAGGATTGGTTGGTTTTTGACGGCGGCAACACGCATTTCTGGTCGGAAATTGCCGTGAATATGGCCGGATGGCGTGGTCAAAAACTTGGTGGCATTTTGCACCCGGGGAATTACAGTTTGCTGGGTGTTGGGGTTAGCTTTGCCTTATCGGCAAAAGCGGCGCATCCGGAGCGCAATGTTGTGTTAATTTCGGGGGATGGTGCCTTTTTGTCGGGTGGCTTATCCATCGAAGCGGCGTTTCAGGAAAAACTGCCGATCACCGTAGTAATAGATAATAATGGCGGATTGGATTGTATCAGCCAGCAGCAAGAGCGTTTATTTGCGAACGGTTCCCATTTTGCCACAGATTTTCGCGATATTCCGTTTCACAGCCTTTTTGAAGGTATGGGGGGATATGGGGAATTGGTCGAGGATCGTGCCGCTTTGGGCCCCGCTTTGGCACGGGCGATGGCCAGCGGCAAAACCGCGTGCGTTAACGTGAAATGTCGCGGTGTTATAAGCCCAATCGTAGCGGCCACCTCCGATAAACGTGATAAGGCATCGATTGAATAA
- a CDS encoding LysR family transcriptional regulator, producing MNFRQLEAFRATMRSGSITRAAASLNLSQPTVSRLIKDLEAQIGFALFIKLGRGIRPTTEGQKFYKGVDATFMGLDRLDDLAKTLESSSSGTLALGVIPLLATIEIPSAINTLYQARPDVKLQIYLRNTPAIIEAIQLQQLDLGVISRQPPYNGVEILYQTTLPYVCLVPEEHALASSQTEVNLNDLAQTETFITFGGIFPEQIAGLDAATIAHLKQRSRLSAANMPMAAALAKETGTLAIVDVLSAGVAVGTGGVTSLPLVQNLEYHLAVVTHNAGTLSRHGQELAGIIAKRFDRIRP from the coding sequence ATGAATTTTCGACAATTAGAAGCCTTCCGAGCCACAATGCGTTCCGGCTCAATCACGCGTGCGGCGGCGTCGTTGAATCTTTCGCAACCCACGGTAAGCCGTCTGATCAAGGATCTTGAAGCCCAGATAGGCTTTGCCCTTTTTATCAAATTGGGGCGTGGCATCAGGCCAACGACAGAGGGACAAAAATTTTATAAGGGCGTTGACGCCACGTTTATGGGCCTTGACCGGCTGGATGATTTGGCCAAAACGCTGGAAAGCAGTTCCAGCGGCACCCTAGCTTTGGGGGTCATCCCGTTGCTGGCAACGATTGAAATTCCAAGTGCCATTAACACCCTATATCAAGCCAGACCTGACGTTAAATTACAGATTTACCTGCGCAACACACCTGCCATTATCGAAGCTATTCAATTGCAGCAATTGGATCTGGGCGTGATCAGCCGGCAACCACCCTATAATGGCGTTGAAATCCTGTATCAAACCACCCTGCCCTATGTTTGCTTGGTTCCCGAAGAACACGCTTTGGCAAGTTCTCAAACTGAAGTGAATTTGAACGACCTAGCGCAGACGGAAACCTTTATTACTTTTGGTGGCATTTTCCCCGAACAGATAGCCGGTCTGGATGCGGCAACCATCGCCCATCTAAAGCAACGCTCGCGTTTATCGGCGGCCAATATGCCGATGGCTGCGGCCTTGGCAAAAGAAACCGGCACGCTGGCGATCGTTGACGTTTTATCCGCCGGCGTCGCCGTTGGGACAGGCGGTGTCACCAGCCTGCCATTGGTCCAAAATCTTGAATATCATCTGGCTGTTGTCACGCATAATGCTGGCACATTGTCACGACACGGGCAAGAATTAGCGGGCATTATTGCCAAGCGCTTTGACAGAATTAGACCTTAA
- a CDS encoding dimethylsulfoniopropionate demethylase — translation MADGLNMSRRIRRTPYTDRVEALGVRGFSVVNHMLLPKAFETSVEEDYWHLRTYVQLWDVSCQRQVEISGPDAGNLVQLMTPRNISKAKVGQCLYVPIIDDQAGLINDPVLLKLAEDRFWLSIADSDLLLYAKGLALGRRLNVNIHEPDVFPLSVQGPQAEALLAEVFGPHIRDIGFFKFGWIEVEGTQQLIARSGYSRQGGFEIYVQGAAQGPGLWDLLWKAGQAYNIRPGCPNLIERIEGGLFSYGNEMTLQNNPFEIGLGKFCDVSGSIDYIGRDAVCAIAAQGPQRLIHAVEFEGPPVPTCAIPWPVICEGQKIGEITSGIYSPRLENNIGLSLIEKGYWRAGLNVEVRVEDQAQRAGWIRDLPVS, via the coding sequence ATGGCTGATGGCTTAAATATGTCGCGGCGCATTCGTCGCACACCGTATACGGATCGTGTCGAGGCGCTGGGGGTTCGGGGGTTTTCCGTGGTCAACCATATGCTCTTGCCCAAAGCCTTCGAAACCAGCGTCGAAGAAGATTATTGGCATTTGCGCACCTATGTGCAGCTTTGGGATGTGTCTTGCCAAAGGCAGGTTGAAATATCGGGCCCAGATGCAGGCAATTTGGTGCAATTGATGACCCCGCGCAACATCAGTAAGGCAAAGGTAGGGCAATGCCTATATGTGCCGATCATTGATGACCAGGCTGGGCTGATAAATGACCCGGTTCTTTTAAAGTTGGCCGAAGATAGGTTTTGGTTGTCAATCGCCGATAGCGATTTGCTGCTTTATGCGAAAGGGCTGGCCTTGGGCCGCAGGCTAAATGTAAATATTCATGAGCCTGATGTTTTTCCTTTGTCCGTGCAGGGGCCGCAGGCTGAGGCATTGCTGGCCGAGGTTTTCGGGCCTCATATACGCGATATTGGATTTTTCAAATTTGGGTGGATTGAGGTTGAGGGAACCCAGCAGCTTATCGCCCGATCCGGGTATTCGCGCCAAGGCGGGTTTGAGATTTATGTGCAGGGGGCGGCGCAGGGCCCTGGTTTATGGGATTTGCTCTGGAAGGCAGGGCAAGCGTATAACATCCGCCCCGGGTGCCCCAATCTGATCGAACGGATCGAGGGCGGCCTCTTTTCATATGGCAATGAGATGACCCTTCAAAACAATCCATTTGAAATTGGACTGGGTAAATTTTGTGATGTGAGCGGTTCTATTGATTACATCGGCCGGGATGCGGTGTGCGCGATCGCTGCTCAAGGCCCTCAGCGGTTGATCCATGCGGTTGAATTTGAAGGTCCCCCCGTGCCAACCTGTGCGATCCCATGGCCTGTGATTTGTGAGGGACAAAAAATTGGTGAAATCACATCGGGAATATATTCGCCGCGTTTAGAAAACAATATAGGTTTATCTCTTATCGAGAAAGGCTATTGGCGCGCAGGCTTAAACGTCGAGGTGCGGGTGGAAGATCAAGCTCAGCGTGCGGGGTGGATAAGAGATTTGCCGGTATCTTAA